A genome region from Labilibaculum antarcticum includes the following:
- a CDS encoding aminotransferase class I/II-fold pyridoxal phosphate-dependent enzyme, with protein sequence MKINHFKLERYFAKHEFTAKYLLSSSDCDGYELKYVLDGASAKELALWENMKLGYTESEGNPLLRKIISTNYKKQSIDNIVVATPGELNFISMNVLLDSSDHVITVAPCYQSLYEVVKSIGCELSNWYPSQDDWTFDTKKLEQLIKPNTKLIILNFPHNPTGSYLSLDQLNEIIRIAREKNIYIFSDEMYHKLMVSELPELPPLCDLYEKGISLWGASKTFGLAGLRTGWLVSQDKEFLARVVSYKDYLSICNSAPSEVLTIMALNHMDRLILPNLKKVKRNIALFAEFAENQKVIENFVPPRAGTTSFVKLNIECSSLEFSEHLVKETGIMTVPAEMFEYEGKYIRVGFGRENFPEMLEILGGYFKKFYV encoded by the coding sequence ATGAAAATCAATCATTTTAAACTCGAAAGATATTTTGCCAAACATGAATTTACTGCAAAATACTTACTTTCTAGTTCCGACTGCGATGGATATGAACTAAAGTATGTGCTTGATGGCGCCTCGGCTAAGGAACTGGCATTATGGGAAAACATGAAACTTGGCTACACCGAAAGTGAGGGCAATCCACTTCTTAGAAAAATCATATCAACCAACTACAAGAAACAATCCATTGATAACATTGTAGTTGCAACACCTGGAGAGCTAAATTTCATTAGTATGAATGTTCTCCTCGATTCTTCTGATCATGTAATAACGGTTGCTCCCTGTTATCAATCTTTATACGAAGTTGTAAAATCAATTGGATGTGAACTTTCTAATTGGTATCCAAGCCAAGATGATTGGACTTTTGATACAAAAAAACTAGAGCAACTAATAAAGCCAAATACGAAACTTATTATCCTCAATTTCCCTCACAATCCGACAGGAAGTTACCTATCATTAGATCAACTGAATGAGATTATTAGAATCGCAAGAGAGAAGAACATTTACATTTTTTCGGATGAAATGTACCATAAGTTAATGGTAAGTGAACTCCCGGAATTGCCTCCTTTATGTGATCTGTACGAGAAAGGCATAAGCCTTTGGGGTGCATCTAAAACTTTCGGGTTAGCGGGTTTACGAACAGGTTGGTTGGTCAGCCAGGATAAAGAGTTTCTTGCACGTGTAGTTTCTTACAAGGACTATTTAAGCATATGCAATAGTGCTCCAAGTGAAGTATTAACAATTATGGCATTGAATCATATGGATCGCCTCATACTACCTAACCTAAAGAAGGTAAAACGAAATATTGCCTTGTTTGCAGAATTTGCTGAAAATCAGAAGGTAATAGAAAACTTTGTACCTCCACGTGCAGGAACAACATCATTTGTAAAATTGAATATTGAGTGTTCATCATTAGAATTTAGCGAGCATTTGGTTAAAGAAACCGGTATCATGACTGTTCCTGCTGAAATGTTTGAGTACGAAGGCAAATACATCAGAGTTGGCTTTGGAAGAGAGAATTTCCCTGAAATGCTGGAAATTTTAGGAGGATACTTCAAGAAATTTTACGTGTAA
- a CDS encoding YeiH family protein, with amino-acid sequence MKLNQKQIRIVYNCLLCLCFMPFISPAIALGMGIVLSFLGFKQEAFSKYTSFSLQASIVLMGFGMNLTQVISTSKSGFIDTAISVCVVMTSGLLLGKLLKVDSKISLLIASGTAICGGSAIAAIAPVAGAKNSQISFSLIVIFVLNAIALLIFPAIGHYFNMSQETFGYWAAIAIHDTSSVVGAGATYGAKALEIATTVKLIRALWIIPLSIVVALFQKDKSMGKLKFPWFIGLFIISILIRYFCPSLDETFSHFKWLGSRGMVVALFLIGSNLSLTEAKQAGFKSFALGILLWLLIGIGSFLLLTSNV; translated from the coding sequence ATGAAATTAAATCAAAAACAGATTCGCATTGTTTACAACTGTTTGCTATGCCTTTGTTTTATGCCTTTTATCTCGCCAGCTATTGCATTAGGAATGGGAATTGTTCTTTCGTTTCTGGGATTTAAGCAAGAGGCATTTTCAAAATACACTTCTTTTTCCTTACAAGCCTCAATTGTATTGATGGGTTTTGGAATGAATTTAACTCAAGTAATAAGTACCTCCAAATCGGGTTTTATCGATACAGCGATATCTGTTTGTGTAGTGATGACTAGTGGTTTATTGCTTGGAAAATTATTGAAGGTCGATTCAAAAATTAGTCTTCTGATTGCCTCGGGCACGGCTATTTGTGGGGGAAGTGCGATTGCTGCGATTGCACCGGTAGCAGGTGCTAAAAATTCACAAATCTCATTTTCTCTGATTGTAATTTTTGTATTGAATGCGATTGCTTTGTTGATATTTCCTGCAATTGGACATTATTTCAACATGAGCCAAGAAACCTTTGGATATTGGGCAGCCATTGCAATTCACGACACGAGTTCTGTTGTAGGAGCAGGTGCAACTTATGGTGCTAAGGCTCTTGAAATAGCGACAACGGTAAAACTAATCAGAGCCTTGTGGATTATTCCATTATCTATTGTTGTTGCTCTTTTTCAAAAGGATAAGAGTATGGGAAAACTAAAATTTCCATGGTTTATTGGTCTTTTTATTATCAGTATTCTGATCCGCTATTTCTGTCCTAGTTTGGACGAAACCTTTTCTCATTTTAAATGGTTGGGAAGCAGAGGTATGGTTGTTGCCCTATTTTTAATTGGTTCCAACTTATCTCTTACTGAAGCAAAACAAGCAGGCTTTAAAAGTTTTGCTCTGGGTATTTTACTTTGGTTGCTGATTGGTATTGGCTCGTTTCTTTTACTTACTTCAAATGTGTAA
- a CDS encoding sulfite exporter TauE/SafE family protein: MMLYFWIILIVSVASLIKGITGFGFALVALPPLLIWYSPKEIIPVLILCNLFASLVIVLQKKDRKLVNKKFQSLIFFGAIFTLVGVLTLKYISENILITIMSIFFILLSILSLLGIRYTIKLSDWSYRIAGMFLGFLTGSISISGPPLALFLHSANVDKEEFREIFSWFSIVTAFIALVGYGVLGLLTVATFKMGFLFLPILYLGSFIGKRLNHCISPFLFKNISVFITLLSSLFLLLK; the protein is encoded by the coding sequence ATGATGCTTTATTTCTGGATTATTTTGATTGTATCAGTAGCAAGTTTAATTAAAGGAATTACTGGCTTCGGGTTTGCATTAGTTGCGCTACCTCCATTGTTAATATGGTATTCGCCTAAAGAAATAATTCCAGTATTAATCCTTTGTAATTTATTTGCTTCACTGGTTATCGTATTACAAAAGAAGGATAGAAAATTGGTGAATAAGAAATTTCAATCACTTATTTTCTTTGGAGCCATATTTACACTGGTTGGTGTTTTAACATTAAAGTATATATCAGAAAATATCTTAATTACCATTATGAGTATTTTCTTTATTTTATTATCTATTTTATCCCTTTTAGGGATTCGATATACAATTAAATTATCCGATTGGTCTTATCGAATAGCAGGTATGTTCCTTGGTTTTTTAACAGGAAGTATTTCCATAAGTGGACCACCTTTAGCTCTATTTCTGCATTCAGCAAATGTAGATAAGGAAGAATTTAGAGAGATATTTTCGTGGTTTAGTATAGTGACTGCATTTATAGCTCTCGTGGGCTATGGTGTTCTAGGACTCTTAACTGTGGCAACTTTTAAAATGGGATTTCTATTTCTTCCCATACTTTATCTTGGTTCATTTATTGGGAAAAGATTAAATCATTGTATTTCACCATTTTTATTTAAAAATATAAGTGTGTTTATTACTTTGCTTTCCAGTCTGTTTTTACTTCTGAAATAG
- a CDS encoding cytochrome ubiquinol oxidase subunit I translates to MDDMIFYDRLQFAFTITFHYIFPQLTMGLSLMIVYFKWKYLRTKLERYNNAAKFFMKIFAINFTMGVVTGIPMEFQFGTNWAKFSELTGGIIGQTLAMEGLFSFFLESSFLALFIFGEKLMGQKLHFLTGFLVFLGSWASGYFILATNSWMQNPVGYEILENGKYVLTNFSALFSNPWLIPAFLHNQFASVVTSSFVVAAIGAFYVLRNKNLEYGKLFLKTGVIFGFVSSMLVAVPTGDWNAKNVAKFQPAAFAAMEGIFETEEAGAEIVLIGQPNMVEKKIDNKIAVPNILSFLTYQDWNKQIPGMDQFTKEELPDNIPALYYSYHIMVGLGTIFIGLMGLALLFLWRRKLYTMNTLLWGIMFAFPFPYIANITGWYVAELGRQPYLVYGLLKTVDGISPTVSSGNTLFTLLGFVGLYMLLGLLFLVLVGKTIHKGPETQTH, encoded by the coding sequence ATGGATGACATGATATTTTATGATAGATTGCAGTTCGCATTTACTATCACATTTCACTATATATTTCCACAATTAACAATGGGACTATCTTTAATGATTGTCTATTTTAAATGGAAATATTTAAGAACTAAACTTGAAAGGTATAACAATGCAGCAAAATTCTTCATGAAGATTTTTGCCATTAATTTTACCATGGGTGTTGTAACTGGAATTCCAATGGAGTTTCAATTTGGTACTAATTGGGCTAAATTCTCGGAACTTACGGGAGGAATTATCGGGCAAACCTTAGCGATGGAAGGTCTGTTTTCATTTTTTCTCGAATCTTCTTTTTTGGCACTTTTCATTTTTGGTGAAAAGCTAATGGGGCAAAAGCTACACTTTCTAACAGGGTTTTTAGTCTTTTTAGGTTCCTGGGCCAGTGGCTATTTTATTTTAGCGACTAACTCCTGGATGCAAAATCCTGTTGGATATGAAATTTTAGAGAATGGGAAGTACGTACTAACTAATTTCTCAGCCCTATTCAGCAATCCGTGGTTGATACCAGCCTTCCTGCACAATCAATTTGCATCTGTTGTAACCTCATCCTTTGTTGTTGCCGCTATAGGTGCATTTTATGTATTGCGCAATAAGAATCTGGAATACGGAAAGTTATTTTTAAAGACAGGTGTTATTTTCGGTTTTGTTTCGAGCATGCTGGTGGCTGTCCCAACGGGCGATTGGAACGCTAAAAATGTAGCCAAATTCCAACCGGCCGCCTTTGCTGCCATGGAAGGGATTTTTGAAACCGAAGAGGCAGGTGCCGAAATCGTACTTATTGGTCAACCTAATATGGTTGAAAAAAAGATAGACAACAAAATTGCCGTTCCCAACATCTTAAGTTTTCTGACTTATCAGGATTGGAACAAGCAAATTCCTGGAATGGATCAATTTACAAAAGAAGAATTACCCGATAATATTCCTGCTCTCTACTACTCCTATCATATTATGGTAGGATTAGGCACTATTTTTATTGGATTAATGGGCTTGGCACTATTATTTTTATGGAGAAGAAAACTCTATACAATGAATACTTTGCTTTGGGGCATCATGTTTGCATTCCCTTTTCCGTATATCGCAAACATAACCGGATGGTATGTAGCCGAACTGGGACGACAACCCTATTTGGTATATGGTTTATTAAAAACCGTTGATGGAATCTCACCAACCGTTTCATCAGGAAATACTTTATTCACCCTATTGGGATTTGTTGGTTTATATATGCTTCTGGGCTTACTGTTCCTGGTCTTGGTTGGTAAAACAATTCATAAAGGACCTGAAACTCAAACACATTAA
- a CDS encoding transcriptional regulator, producing METDITHTNERFSVLSESSDFLNLILNNISSCIMLLDKDLKLRAYNDPLLSIFSNKKNENLMYRKCGEVIGCAYQIDEQKLCGDTSMCRTCELRISALNSYVSDKAIFNEKITKPFFNFEGVKVDKHLQFSTRIFPYQKEKYIIMILEDITELVSVKEKMDHLITDHS from the coding sequence ATGGAAACAGACATCACACATACAAATGAGCGGTTTAGTGTACTGAGCGAATCAAGTGATTTTTTAAATTTGATACTAAATAATATTAGTTCGTGCATTATGCTTTTGGATAAGGATCTTAAATTACGGGCTTATAACGACCCATTACTAAGCATATTTTCCAATAAAAAGAATGAAAATTTAATGTATCGGAAATGTGGTGAAGTAATCGGTTGTGCGTATCAAATAGATGAACAAAAACTATGTGGTGATACCAGTATGTGCAGAACATGCGAATTACGAATCTCTGCACTTAACTCTTACGTAAGTGATAAGGCTATTTTTAATGAGAAAATCACGAAGCCTTTTTTTAATTTCGAAGGCGTAAAGGTTGACAAACATTTACAGTTTTCGACACGCATATTTCCCTATCAAAAAGAAAAATACATCATCATGATTCTGGAAGACATAACAGAATTAGTTTCTGTCAAAGAAAAAATGGATCATCTTATAACGGATCATTCCTAA
- a CDS encoding LysR substrate-binding domain-containing protein: MDYRDEVFIAVAENLNFSKAAEELFISQPAVTKHIKELESKLATALFERKGNKVYLTKSGKLVYRSLKQIKQQYRDLEYELGRLNEAFNGSLRIGASSTISQYIIPKVIAAFHKRYPKIDLYLLNGNSFEMEQKLLDNEIDLALVENDSSRSNIKYIDFLDDEIVVVTGSNSVYSKKKVLSLTDLQSLPIVLREKGSGTLEVIYKSLAKQNVFIDKLNIFIHLGSTEAIKNFLCEFDGIALVSEKAIEKELRLKEITKLDLKGMRLNRKFRIALMQGHEVSATKLFMEFLSNYNF; encoded by the coding sequence GCAGTTACCAAACACATTAAGGAGCTGGAAAGTAAATTAGCCACCGCCCTTTTCGAACGAAAAGGAAACAAGGTTTACCTAACCAAGTCGGGCAAATTAGTATATCGTAGCCTTAAACAAATCAAACAACAGTACCGCGACTTGGAATACGAATTGGGCAGATTGAACGAAGCATTTAATGGCTCTTTACGGATTGGTGCCAGCTCGACAATCTCACAATACATTATTCCTAAAGTTATAGCTGCTTTTCATAAACGTTACCCTAAAATTGATCTTTATTTGTTGAATGGGAACTCTTTTGAGATGGAACAAAAATTACTCGATAATGAAATTGATTTGGCTTTGGTAGAGAACGATTCGTCGAGATCGAACATCAAGTATATCGATTTTCTCGACGATGAAATTGTTGTTGTAACTGGCAGTAATAGCGTTTATTCTAAAAAGAAGGTTTTATCCCTCACTGATCTTCAATCCTTACCCATAGTTCTTCGAGAAAAAGGATCTGGAACTCTCGAAGTAATATATAAATCATTAGCTAAGCAGAATGTGTTTATCGACAAGCTTAATATATTCATTCATTTAGGAAGTACCGAAGCGATCAAGAATTTTTTATGCGAATTTGATGGTATAGCACTTGTTTCAGAAAAGGCCATTGAAAAAGAATTGAGGCTAAAAGAAATTACAAAACTGGATTTAAAAGGGATGCGTTTAAATCGAAAATTTAGAATTGCACTTATGCAGGGACATGAGGTTTCAGCGACGAAACTCTTTATGGAATTTCTTTCCAATTATAACTTTTAG